In one window of Rhinoderma darwinii isolate aRhiDar2 chromosome 7, aRhiDar2.hap1, whole genome shotgun sequence DNA:
- the RPL3 gene encoding large ribosomal subunit protein uL3 produces MFCSLLLKLRVVGGKKKKKKRLRACLSSASLNSEGAASLLSLLVRSGDRMSHRKFSAPRHGSLGFLPRKRSKRHRGKVKSFPKDDPSKPIHLTAFLGYKAGMTHIVREVDRPGSKVNKKEVVEAVTVVETPPMVIVGIVGYVQTPRGLRSFKTIFAEHISDECKRRFYKNWYKSKKKAFTKYCKKWQDDEGKKQLEKDFASMKKYCQVIRVLAHTQMRLLSLRQKKSHLMEIQVNGGTIAEKVDWAREKLEQQVAVSGVFGQDEMIDVIGVTKGKGYKGVTSRWHTKKLPRKTHRGLRKVACIGAWHPARVAFSVARAGQKGYHHRTEINKKVYKIGQGYHSKDGKLVKNNASTDYDLSDKSINPLGGFVHYGEVKNDFIMLKGCVIGTKKRVLTLRKSLLVQTSRRALEKIDLKFIDTTSKFGHGRFQTAEEKKAFMGPLKKDRLAKEEA; encoded by the exons ATGTTTTGTTCCTTATTGCTAAAGTTGAGAGTtgtgggggggaaaaaaaaaaaaaaaaaaagattgaggGCGTGTCTATCCAGCGCATCTTTAAATAGTGAGGGTGCAGCCTCGTTGCTCTCTCTTCTAGTCCGGTCAGGAGACAGGATG TCTCACCGTAAGTTCTCAGCTCCCAGACACGGCTCCCTGGGCTTCCTACCACGGAAACGCAGCAAGAGACACCGTGGCAAGGTTAAGAGCTTCCCTAAGGATGACCCAAGCAAACCTATCCATCTGACTGCCTTCTTGGGTTACAAGGCTGGCATGACCCACATTGTTAGAGAGGTGGACAGACCTGGCTCAA AGGTGAATAAGAAAGAAGTTGTGGAGGCAGTAACTGTTGTGGAGACTCCTCCAATGGTCATTGTTGGAATTGTGGGATACGTCCAGACTCCACGTGGTCTACGCAGCTTCAAAACTATCTTTGCTGAACACATCAGTGATGAATGCAAGAGGCGCTTCTACAAGAACTG GTATAAATCCAAGAAAAAGGCCTTCACAAAGTACTGCAAAAAGTGGCAAGATGATGAAGGCAAGAAGCAGCTGGAGAAAGACTTTGCAAGCATGAAAAAATATTGCCAGGTCATCAGGGTCCTTGCCCACACACAG ATGCGCTTGCTCTCCCTGCGTCAGAAGAAGTCTCATCTCATGGAGATCCAGGTTAATGGTGGAACAATTGCAGAGAAGGTGGACTGGGCTCGTGAGAAGCTGGAGCAGCAGGTGGCAGTGTCTGGAGTCTTTGGTCAAGATGAAATGATAGATGTCATTGGAGTCACAAAGGGAAAAGGCTACAAAG GTGTGACTAGCCGTTGGCATACAAAGAAGTTGCCACGCAAGACTCACAGAGGTTTGCGAAAGGTTGCTTGTATTGGAGCCTGGCATCCTGCCCGTGTGGCCTTCTCTGTAGCTCGTGCTGGACAAAAAGGTTACCATCACCGCACTGAGATCAATAAAAAG GTATATAAGATTGGACAAGGCTACCACTCAAAGGATGGCAAACTAGTAAAGAACAATGCTTCAACTGACTACGATCTGTCGGATAAGAGTATCAACCCATTG GGGGGATTTGTTCATTATGGAGAAGTGAAAAATGACTTCATCATGCTGAAGGGCTGTGTTATCGGGACCAAGAAAAGGGTTCTCACCCTCCGCAAGTCTCTTCTTGTGCAGACTAGCCGTCGTGCATTGGAGAAGATTGACCTGAAATTTATTGACACAACCTCCAAATTTGGACATGGACGCTTCCAGACAGCAGAAGAAAAGAAGGCTTTCATG